A genomic window from Salvia miltiorrhiza cultivar Shanhuang (shh) chromosome 5, IMPLAD_Smil_shh, whole genome shotgun sequence includes:
- the LOC131025993 gene encoding endochitinase A-like: protein METEPIESSTEPSLVPSPTPTPIPSSVPSLTTTDIPRRPRSTPKKTPSKSSSQSTSKYPSKSSTKAQPKHKSKDKAVQQSSHVPTPYGTSKQIKAVAAMQTDAKRDASQHMNLLLEGFNTSLEVYKNLHRLLTYTFLKTAPCSQVNELQLIETDDSFAFEESKLYNIFNFPRLWDVIYGFNKFALDYLESQSFTRGPLITDTDAGTSTSKAAEETIDAVLLIQDSFDPVFSDQQSSVFAATIQETPVSVPAPQDTPVPSAQDQRMIESISHPTDDITTASLAPDQPTSRTTAPISYPTADESQLMAVDQPEVSTASPVLENPTVDTANPSTPEGFVEDVADDPMMSSMPQESSDVSSQATDVPHTSRPAFAPLIPTDNVQVIHAVPDSKAAPSSSSSRRQPKQPHILPELPVEFIEIPRKPRFMRYDSDEETDGRITHWKGREPNKVTFKIPEGAENPIQALLDAISDQQLEIEKLKHKK, encoded by the coding sequence ATGGAGACTGAACCTATTGAATCCTCAACTGAACCCAGTCTCGTACCTTCTCCAACTCCCACTCCAATTCCATCATCTGTTCCTTCTCTCACTACAACAGACATTCCCCGTCGTCCTCGTTCCACACCTAAAAAGACACCTTCAAAATCTTCCTCACAGTCAACCTCCAAATACCCCTCAAAATCATCCACCAAAGCCCAACCTAAACATAAATCCAAGGACAAAGCAGTCCAACAATCCTCCCATGTGCCAACTCCTTATGGcacttctaaacaaataaaggCTGTTGCAGCAATGCAAACCGATGCTAAGAGAGATGCCTCTCAACATATGAATCTTCTTCTCGAAGGCTTCAATACCTCTCTAGAAGTCTATAAgaaccttcatagacttctcactTACACGTTCCTCAAGACTGCACCCTGCTCTCAAGTCAATGAACTTCAACTGATTGAGACTGATGACTCATTTGCATTTGAAGAATCGAAGTTATACAACATCTTCAACTTCCCCAGATTGTGGGATGTTATTTATGGATTTAACAAGTTTGCTCTGGACTATCTTGAGTCACAAAGCTTTACCAGAGGTCCCCTGATAACTGATACTGATGCTGGAACCTCGACATCTAAAGCAGCCGAAGAAACAATTGATGCTGTTCTTTTGATCCAAGACTCGTTTGATCCTGTGTTTTCTGATCAACAAAGTTCAGTTTTTGCTGCCACCATCCAAGAAACCCCTGTTTCTGTGCCTGCTCCTCAGGACACTCCAGTTCCTTCCGCTCAAGATCAACGGATGATTGAATCCATCAGTCATCCAACTGATGATATCACTACTGCTTCCCTAGCTCCGGATCAGCCAACTTCCCGGACAACTGCCCCCATCAGTTATCCCACCGCTGACGAATCGCAGCTGATGGCTGTTGATCAGCCTGAAGTCTCTACTGCTTCTCCTGTGTTGGAAAACCCAACCGTTGACACTGCAAATCCATCTACTCCGGAAGGATTTGTAGAAGACGTAGCTGATGATCCTATGATGTCCTCTATGCCGCAAGAATCATCTGATGTCTCTTCTCAAGCAACAGACGTTCCCCATACCTCCAGACCTGCTTTTGCTCCTTTAATCCCTACTGATAATGTGCAGGTCATTCACGCAGTTCCAGACTCCAAAGCTGCTCCTTCCTCTTCTTCATCAAGGAGACAACCCAAGCAACCACACATTCTTCCAGAGCTGCCTGTTGAGTTCATTGAGATCCCACGCAAGCCAAGGTTTATGAGATATGACTCTGATGAAGAGACTGATGGAAGGATCACTCACTGGAAAGGAAGAGAACCTAACAAAGTTACCTTCAAGATTCCCGAAGGTGCagaaaatccaatccaagctttATTGGATGCCATTTCCGATCAACAATTGGAAATCGAAAAGCTCAAGCATAAGAAATAA